The Limnochorda sp. LNt genome includes a region encoding these proteins:
- a CDS encoding Na(+)/H(+) antiporter subunit C, protein MEYLMAGVIGLLFAVGLYHMLSRSLLRVVVGTVLMSHGSLLMLITSGALKRGAAPVLTGEAAYTDPLPQALILTAIVIGFATTALILTLALRAYQERGSDDLEALREGDHGRR, encoded by the coding sequence GTGGAGTACCTGATGGCAGGCGTCATCGGGCTGCTGTTCGCGGTGGGCCTTTACCACATGCTGAGCCGCTCGCTGCTGCGGGTCGTGGTCGGTACCGTCCTGATGAGCCACGGATCGCTGTTGATGCTGATCACGTCGGGCGCCCTCAAACGGGGGGCCGCGCCGGTCCTGACCGGCGAGGCGGCGTATACGGACCCGCTGCCCCAGGCCCTCATCCTGACCGCCATCGTCATCGGCTTCGCCACCACGGCGCTGATCCTGACCCTGGCGCTGCGCGCGTACCAGGAGCGGGGCAGCGACGATCTCGAAGCCCTACGGGAGGGCGACCATGGCCGACGCTGA
- a CDS encoding MnhB domain-containing protein produces the protein MNEVILRTTARLAVPTTVVYALYLLLRGHNEPGGGFIAGLVSAAALTLMRMAGMGLAHPSADRRRKRWDFASLAPLGLLVAALTGIGAMLAGRPFLTSAVVALDLPVLGHVEMASAVLFDVGVFLVVVGTAMTIVERIGTSR, from the coding sequence ATGAACGAGGTCATCCTCCGCACGACGGCCCGGCTGGCCGTGCCGACCACCGTGGTGTACGCGTTGTACCTCTTGTTGCGGGGCCACAACGAACCGGGTGGCGGCTTCATCGCCGGACTGGTCAGCGCCGCCGCGCTGACGCTGATGCGCATGGCCGGGATGGGCCTGGCACACCCTTCGGCGGATCGCCGGCGCAAGCGATGGGACTTCGCGTCGCTGGCCCCTCTGGGGCTCCTGGTGGCGGCCCTGACTGGCATCGGTGCCATGCTGGCGGGACGACCCTTTCTCACCAGCGCCGTCGTGGCGCTCGACCTGCCCGTGCTGGGACACGTGGAGATGGCCAGTGCCGTCCTGTTCGACGTGGGGGTCTTCTTGGTGGTGGTGGGCACCGCCATGACCATCGTCGAGCGCATCGGCACCAGCCGGTGA
- the mbhE gene encoding hydrogen gas-evolving membrane-bound hydrogenase subunit E — protein sequence MRASTWLTIILIAPFVASALAPLLARRVASRWVGVASAAVALAAALALASALPQVAAGESLSATWRWVPALGVEIRLVLDGFSLFFALIVTGMGTLILLYASAYLGPDEDHGRFFAYMLAFMGAMLGVVLSSNLAVLYVFWELTSVTSFLLIGYWYHKEGSRYGAQKALLITAGGGLAMLLGFVLLYVEAGTFDLAGLSTQATQIRQSPRYPLITALVLAGAFAKSAQVPFHIWLPNAMEAPTPVSAFLHSATMVKAGLYLVARMVGVLGGTELWTWLVTGVGLASLVWGAALALRQTDLKALMANSTVSQLGLIMSLLGIATPAALAAAVFHTLNHAIFKGSLFLVTGIVEHETGTRDVRRLRGLARSMPLTAAAAGLASLALAGVPPLNGFVSKEMFFEAAWHFGHDRAGLAWLAPALAVLGSSFTMVYALLFFHGVFLARGGSSHDGAGHDPGWSLLGPPLLLGGLALVVGVGPQLVSGALLTPATSALAGAWTSVEAGLWHGLTPALAMSGAALAAGLAGYATRHRWVAGLPQMPPALRLDTWYDGFVRQLPAVADRLTRAHVTGRLSDHLGSLVAAVLLLWGYVILRLWGLEWRSASLGAIEPFDVALTGVMAASALATLAVRSRLGMAAALGGVGMPMAVLFVSLRAPDLALTQLIVESIALVLFVLAFRHLPPLVHRPVGTCRRAASAALSIGFGLSMATLTLIFTSHRVWPSIAPFFLETSLPLGGGRNVVNVILVDFRGLDTLGEITVLAIAALAVAGLMRRPARRHGAGPDERLAFPPLVTEDLSDAAPSSNAAPSSKVASPGGLERA from the coding sequence ATGAGAGCATCCACCTGGCTCACGATCATCCTCATCGCGCCCTTCGTGGCCAGCGCACTCGCGCCGCTGCTCGCCCGGCGGGTGGCGAGCCGGTGGGTCGGCGTGGCATCGGCCGCCGTCGCCTTGGCCGCGGCCCTTGCCCTGGCTTCGGCCCTCCCTCAGGTGGCAGCCGGCGAGAGCCTGTCGGCCACCTGGCGGTGGGTGCCCGCGCTGGGCGTGGAGATCCGCCTGGTACTCGACGGCTTCAGCCTCTTCTTCGCCCTCATCGTGACCGGGATGGGCACCCTCATCCTCTTGTACGCATCGGCCTACCTGGGCCCCGACGAGGACCACGGCCGGTTCTTCGCCTACATGCTGGCCTTCATGGGGGCCATGCTGGGGGTCGTGCTATCGAGCAACCTGGCGGTCCTCTACGTCTTCTGGGAGCTGACCTCGGTCACGTCCTTCCTGCTCATCGGCTACTGGTACCACAAGGAGGGCTCCCGCTACGGCGCCCAGAAGGCGTTGCTCATCACGGCCGGCGGCGGGCTGGCCATGCTGCTCGGCTTCGTGCTGCTCTACGTCGAGGCGGGCACCTTCGACCTGGCGGGTCTGAGCACCCAGGCCACCCAGATCCGCCAGAGTCCCCGCTACCCGCTCATCACCGCCCTGGTCCTGGCCGGGGCCTTTGCCAAGTCGGCGCAGGTGCCCTTCCACATCTGGCTTCCCAACGCCATGGAGGCCCCCACGCCCGTCAGCGCCTTCTTGCACTCGGCCACCATGGTCAAGGCAGGGCTCTACCTGGTCGCGCGCATGGTCGGGGTGCTGGGTGGCACCGAGCTGTGGACCTGGCTGGTGACGGGCGTCGGACTGGCAAGCCTGGTATGGGGGGCTGCCCTGGCCCTGCGGCAGACCGACCTCAAGGCCCTGATGGCCAACTCGACCGTGAGCCAGCTCGGCCTCATCATGAGCCTCCTCGGCATCGCCACGCCGGCCGCACTGGCCGCGGCCGTCTTCCACACGCTCAACCACGCCATTTTCAAGGGTTCTCTCTTCCTCGTGACGGGCATCGTCGAGCACGAGACGGGCACCCGGGACGTGCGGCGGCTCCGAGGGCTGGCCCGCTCCATGCCGCTGACGGCGGCGGCCGCGGGCCTGGCGAGCCTGGCTCTGGCAGGGGTGCCCCCGCTCAACGGCTTCGTCAGCAAAGAGATGTTCTTCGAGGCCGCCTGGCACTTCGGTCACGACCGGGCTGGCCTCGCGTGGCTGGCCCCGGCGCTGGCGGTGCTGGGCAGCAGCTTCACCATGGTCTACGCCCTCCTCTTCTTCCACGGGGTCTTTCTGGCGCGCGGCGGCTCGTCCCACGACGGCGCAGGCCATGACCCCGGTTGGTCGCTCCTGGGGCCGCCGTTGCTGCTGGGCGGGCTCGCCCTCGTGGTGGGAGTGGGCCCGCAGCTCGTATCGGGGGCGCTCTTGACCCCTGCGACCTCGGCCCTCGCCGGAGCGTGGACGTCCGTGGAGGCGGGCCTGTGGCACGGCCTGACCCCGGCTCTCGCGATGAGCGGGGCCGCCCTGGCAGCGGGGCTGGCCGGCTATGCCACCCGGCATCGCTGGGTGGCGGGTCTGCCGCAGATGCCCCCCGCGCTTCGTCTCGACACCTGGTACGACGGCTTCGTCCGGCAATTGCCCGCGGTCGCAGACCGCCTGACCCGTGCCCACGTGACCGGTCGGCTGTCCGACCACCTCGGGTCGCTGGTGGCCGCGGTCCTCCTGCTGTGGGGCTACGTGATCCTGCGACTCTGGGGACTCGAGTGGCGATCGGCCTCGCTGGGGGCCATCGAACCCTTCGACGTCGCGTTGACGGGGGTGATGGCGGCAAGCGCCCTGGCGACGCTTGCGGTGCGATCACGGCTGGGCATGGCGGCCGCCCTGGGAGGCGTGGGCATGCCCATGGCCGTGCTGTTCGTCAGCCTGCGAGCGCCCGACCTGGCCTTGACGCAGCTCATCGTCGAGAGCATCGCGCTGGTGCTCTTCGTGCTGGCCTTCAGGCACCTGCCGCCTCTCGTACATCGGCCCGTGGGCACGTGTCGGCGTGCTGCCTCGGCCGCCCTCTCGATCGGGTTTGGCCTCTCCATGGCCACGCTGACGCTGATCTTCACCTCCCATCGGGTGTGGCCCAGCATCGCGCCCTTCTTCCTGGAGACGAGCCTGCCCCTGGGCGGAGGGCGCAACGTGGTCAACGTCATCCTCGTCGACTTTCGCGGGCTCGACACGCTGGGCGAGATCACCGTGTTGGCCATCGCCGCGCTGGCCGTCGCGGGGCTGATGCGCCGACCGGCCCGACGACATGGCGCCGGTCCGGATGAGCGCCTGGCGTTCCCGCCCCTCGTGACCGAGGACCTGTCCGACGCAGCCCCCTCCTCGAACGCAGCCCCTTCCTCGAAGGTGGCGAGCCCGGGGGGTCTGGAGCGGGCATGA